One region of Euzebya rosea genomic DNA includes:
- a CDS encoding prephenate dehydrogenase/arogenate dehydrogenase family protein: MPTCAAHASCAVTCRNDRHHRHHLETTTMRVAIIGTGLIGASLGLAFRRAESVKTVVGHDADNTNLATALTKGALDSATTNLTDAAENADVVVLAVPPSVIEQVAEQVVPHMAEDAILTDVGSVKGEVVAAMERAVAGSSVHVVGGHPMAGSHEHGPETAMADMFVGATWLLTPTASTNQAALDRMTALVAGVGAQPVVVDPKAHDLLVAVISHVPQLTATTLMTLAAERARKEDARLLLLAGGGFRDATRVAASNPEMWLQICRENSEAIVQVLDEYAARIGQLRMMLHDFDSERLSAMLTDAREARNAMPGKGGVSGQLVELRVVIPDAPGAIADITSTVSGLGINIEDIGIDHAPDGKRGQMRLAVNGFEAAEKAHEALGANGYEVLERAS; this comes from the coding sequence ATGCCTACCTGCGCGGCGCACGCCAGCTGCGCAGTGACCTGCCGGAATGACCGGCACCACAGACATCACCTGGAGACCACCACCATGCGCGTAGCAATCATCGGCACCGGACTGATCGGTGCATCCCTCGGCCTGGCGTTTCGTCGGGCCGAGAGCGTGAAGACCGTCGTCGGCCACGATGCCGACAACACCAACCTGGCCACCGCCCTCACCAAGGGCGCGCTCGACTCGGCCACCACCAACCTCACCGACGCCGCGGAGAACGCCGACGTCGTCGTCCTCGCCGTCCCGCCGTCGGTCATCGAGCAGGTCGCCGAGCAGGTCGTCCCGCACATGGCGGAGGACGCGATCCTGACCGACGTCGGCAGCGTCAAGGGCGAGGTCGTCGCTGCGATGGAGCGGGCGGTTGCCGGCAGCAGCGTCCACGTCGTCGGTGGCCACCCGATGGCCGGCTCCCACGAACACGGTCCCGAAACGGCCATGGCCGACATGTTCGTCGGCGCCACCTGGCTCCTGACGCCGACGGCCTCCACCAACCAGGCTGCGCTTGACCGCATGACGGCCCTCGTGGCCGGCGTCGGTGCCCAGCCCGTCGTCGTGGACCCCAAGGCCCACGACCTGCTGGTCGCGGTCATCAGCCACGTGCCGCAGCTGACCGCGACCACGCTCATGACCCTCGCGGCCGAGCGGGCACGCAAGGAGGACGCCCGCCTGCTGCTGCTCGCCGGCGGGGGGTTCCGGGACGCCACCCGGGTCGCCGCCAGCAACCCGGAGATGTGGCTGCAGATCTGCCGCGAGAACTCCGAGGCCATCGTCCAGGTGCTCGACGAGTACGCCGCACGGATCGGGCAGCTGCGCATGATGCTGCACGACTTCGACAGCGAACGGCTGTCGGCGATGCTCACCGACGCCCGCGAGGCCCGCAACGCCATGCCCGGCAAGGGTGGGGTGTCCGGCCAGCTGGTCGAGCTGCGGGTGGTCATCCCCGACGCGCCGGGTGCCATCGCCGACATCACCTCCACCGTCAGCGGCCTCGGCATCAACATCGAGGACATCGGCATCGACCACGCCCCCGACGGCAAGCGCGGACAGATGCGGCTGGCCGTCAACGGCTTCGAGGCGGCCGAGAAGGCACACGAAGCCCTCGGCGCCAACGGCTACGAGGTCCTGGAACGCGCGTCGTGA
- the aroA gene encoding 3-phosphoshikimate 1-carboxyvinyltransferase gives MTAIPDAFEIVPTGPLSGSVAPPASKSVTNRLLLLASLADGTSVLRNPLVSNDSAAMRDVVTGLGAAVSDVGSPGEAGYAWHVSGTGGRISAPDAPLDCRLSGTTIRFATAVAALADGEVTLTGEEPLRNRPIGPLVEALRDLGAAVAIDHDGYPPVTVGGGLAGGEVAIDVTGSSQYASAVLLAAPYAREAVTVRALGDHAAAYVELTTSAMDVWGAVVDPVGDNAWQVRIGGYTACDQTVEYDASAAAHLFGLATATGGRVAVVHASPDTLQPDAVFPDVLARFGADVTREGDVIVVAGPDRPIAAGDIDLSDMPDQVTTCAAIAALADGVTTITGVEVARGHETDRLSALATELRKVGAEVEERPDGLVIDGTNATGHATLDTYDDHRLAMSFAAVGARLPGVVIDDPGCVAKTYPGFWQALVRLGGEVRPA, from the coding sequence GTGACCGCCATCCCCGACGCGTTCGAGATCGTCCCGACGGGCCCCCTGTCGGGCAGCGTCGCCCCGCCAGCCAGCAAGAGCGTCACCAACCGCCTGCTGCTGCTGGCCAGCCTCGCCGACGGCACCTCGGTGCTGCGCAACCCGCTGGTCAGCAACGACTCCGCGGCCATGCGCGACGTCGTCACCGGCCTCGGGGCCGCGGTGTCCGACGTCGGCTCGCCCGGCGAAGCGGGGTATGCCTGGCACGTCTCGGGCACCGGCGGTCGGATCAGCGCCCCCGACGCCCCGCTGGACTGCCGCCTGTCCGGCACGACGATCCGGTTCGCCACGGCCGTGGCCGCCCTCGCCGACGGCGAGGTCACGCTGACGGGCGAGGAACCGCTGCGGAACCGGCCCATCGGCCCCCTGGTCGAGGCCCTGCGCGACCTCGGCGCGGCCGTGGCCATCGACCACGACGGCTATCCGCCCGTCACCGTCGGCGGGGGACTGGCCGGCGGCGAGGTCGCCATCGACGTCACCGGATCCAGCCAGTACGCCTCGGCCGTGCTGCTGGCCGCACCCTACGCCCGCGAGGCCGTGACCGTCCGGGCGCTCGGCGATCACGCCGCCGCCTACGTCGAGCTCACCACCTCGGCCATGGACGTGTGGGGTGCGGTGGTCGACCCCGTCGGCGACAACGCCTGGCAGGTCCGCATCGGTGGCTACACCGCCTGCGACCAGACCGTGGAGTACGACGCCTCGGCCGCAGCCCACCTGTTCGGCCTGGCCACCGCAACCGGCGGCAGGGTGGCCGTGGTGCACGCAAGCCCCGACACGCTGCAGCCCGACGCGGTCTTCCCCGACGTCCTGGCCCGCTTCGGCGCCGACGTGACCCGGGAAGGCGACGTCATCGTCGTCGCCGGCCCGGACCGGCCGATCGCCGCCGGCGACATCGACCTGTCCGACATGCCCGACCAGGTCACCACCTGCGCGGCCATCGCCGCCCTGGCCGACGGGGTCACCACGATCACCGGCGTCGAGGTCGCCCGCGGCCACGAGACCGACCGGCTGTCCGCGCTCGCCACCGAGCTCCGCAAGGTCGGGGCCGAGGTGGAGGAACGGCCCGACGGGCTGGTCATCGACGGCACCAACGCCACCGGCCACGCCACCCTCGACACCTACGACGACCACCGCCTGGCGATGTCGTTCGCCGCCGTCGGCGCCCGCCTGCCCGGCGTGGTCATCGACGACCCCGGCTGCGTCGCCAAGACCTACCCGGGCTTCTGGCAAGCGCTGGTCCGCCTCGGCGGCGAGGTCCGCCCGGCGTGA
- the cmk gene encoding (d)CMP kinase yields the protein MIVVAIDGPAGSGKSTVADALATVLGVPHVDSGAYYRAATLAVLRAEVDPTDVDAVTAVVGGVVIDRIDGRTLLDGEDVESDIRGATVTAHVSAVAAHRPVRELLLAAQRSGIARDGGVVDGRDAATRIVPDADLKVWLDADVEERGRRRALQAGEPDRLDHYIADLHRRDAADAAQMVRADDAVVVNTTGMSLDHVVATVADLARTAAGGS from the coding sequence GTGATCGTCGTGGCCATCGACGGACCTGCCGGGTCCGGCAAGTCCACCGTCGCCGACGCGCTGGCGACCGTGCTCGGGGTCCCCCACGTCGACTCCGGCGCCTACTACCGGGCCGCCACCCTGGCGGTGCTCCGGGCAGAGGTCGACCCGACCGACGTCGACGCGGTCACCGCGGTCGTCGGCGGCGTGGTCATCGACCGGATCGACGGGCGGACGTTGCTGGACGGCGAGGACGTCGAGTCCGACATCCGCGGCGCCACCGTCACCGCCCACGTGTCGGCCGTGGCAGCGCACCGGCCGGTGCGGGAGCTCCTGCTGGCCGCGCAGCGCAGCGGCATCGCCCGGGACGGCGGGGTCGTCGACGGTCGGGACGCGGCCACCCGCATCGTCCCCGACGCCGACCTGAAGGTCTGGCTGGACGCCGACGTGGAGGAACGGGGACGTCGACGGGCGCTCCAGGCCGGTGAACCCGACCGGCTGGACCACTACATCGCCGACCTGCATCGCCGGGACGCCGCCGACGCGGCGCAGATGGTGCGGGCGGACGACGCCGTGGTGGTCAATACCACGGGGATGTCGCTGGATCACGTGGTTGCTACCGTGGCCGACCTCGCCCGAACTGCGGCCGGGGGCAGCTGA
- the der gene encoding ribosome biogenesis GTPase Der has translation MSTWQARAVGGARVAIVGRPNVGKSTLVNRFAGRRDAIVQEMPGVTRDRSTHQATWLGRSFTVIDTGGWTPGWAPDRTTMDELVSAQAEQATTEADLVLFVLDASVGVTAEDEAVAKWLRRAGIPVLLVANKGDTLKPNDRMAVEAELYGLGLGDPYTLSALHGEGSGDLLDVVVKRLRAVGAFDRPQDDDDGIPGIALIGRPNVGKSSLFNRLVGEERVIVDNVPGTTRDPVDTLLEVEADDGTHRVYRMIDTAGLRKKKSKVDTTEYYSTVRTRKTLDRSSVALLLLDAGETIGEQEQKLAREIIDSGRGVLLVQNKWDLVDDERRAQLAKERDRLLAFLDFAPMRRISATSGRGVGKLFGDIDHVLECWNRRIPTGQLNAWLKDAVATTPPPLGQNHRPVRIRYVTQVAVGPPRFKLFTNQRLEASYLRYLERKLRETFDFTGTPLRLGVTIRTQWEDRK, from the coding sequence ATGAGTACATGGCAGGCGCGCGCGGTCGGGGGTGCCCGGGTTGCGATCGTCGGCCGTCCCAACGTGGGGAAGTCGACGTTGGTCAACCGGTTCGCCGGCAGGCGGGACGCGATCGTGCAGGAGATGCCCGGCGTCACCCGTGACCGGTCGACCCATCAGGCCACCTGGCTGGGACGGTCCTTCACCGTCATCGACACGGGTGGGTGGACACCCGGCTGGGCGCCCGACCGCACCACCATGGACGAGCTGGTCAGCGCCCAGGCCGAGCAGGCCACGACCGAGGCCGACCTCGTCCTGTTCGTGCTCGACGCCTCCGTCGGCGTGACCGCCGAGGACGAGGCCGTCGCCAAGTGGCTGCGTCGCGCCGGCATCCCGGTGCTGCTGGTCGCCAACAAGGGCGACACCCTGAAGCCCAACGACCGGATGGCCGTCGAGGCCGAGCTGTACGGCCTGGGCCTCGGCGATCCCTACACCCTGTCGGCGCTGCACGGCGAGGGCTCCGGTGACCTGCTCGACGTCGTCGTCAAGCGCCTCCGCGCGGTCGGTGCGTTCGATCGGCCCCAGGACGACGACGACGGCATCCCCGGCATCGCGCTGATCGGCCGCCCCAACGTCGGCAAGTCCAGCCTGTTCAACCGCCTCGTCGGCGAGGAACGGGTCATCGTCGACAACGTGCCCGGCACCACACGGGACCCCGTCGACACGCTGCTGGAGGTCGAGGCCGACGACGGCACCCACCGGGTGTACCGGATGATCGACACCGCTGGGCTGCGCAAGAAGAAGTCCAAGGTCGACACGACCGAGTACTACTCGACGGTCCGGACCCGCAAGACCCTGGACCGTTCCTCTGTGGCGCTGCTGCTGCTGGACGCCGGCGAGACGATCGGCGAGCAGGAACAGAAGCTTGCCCGCGAGATCATCGACTCCGGTCGTGGCGTCCTGCTGGTGCAGAACAAGTGGGACCTCGTCGACGACGAGCGTCGTGCGCAGCTGGCCAAGGAACGCGACCGGCTGCTGGCCTTCCTCGACTTCGCCCCGATGCGTCGCATCTCGGCGACCTCGGGCCGCGGCGTCGGCAAGCTCTTCGGTGACATCGACCACGTGCTGGAGTGCTGGAACCGGCGCATCCCCACCGGGCAGCTCAACGCCTGGCTCAAGGACGCTGTCGCCACCACGCCGCCACCCCTCGGGCAGAACCACCGCCCGGTCCGCATCCGCTACGTCACCCAGGTCGCCGTCGGCCCGCCCCGCTTCAAGCTGTTCACCAACCAGCGGCTGGAGGCCAGCTACCTGCGCTACCTCGAGCGCAAGCTGCGGGAGACCTTCGACTTCACCGGCACGCCGCTGCGCCTGGGCGTGACGATCCGTACCCAGTGGGAGGACCGCAAGTAG
- a CDS encoding DUF6351 family protein, with translation MPSTSPSRRVPVPATLIVALAAVLALLAGLLSPTEARAGDDEVVEVLVLGNRADLISDGNVLVEVTVPTGEDAASLTVTAGDVDVTDAFAVRDNGRFMGRVEGLPLGRTRLTATLPSGHGAHIDIDNHPRGGPVFSGPQIQPWTCLDGAIDDQCNRETTWSLHYMPTSGTGFRAYDPDNPPNDVATTTTTEGEEVPYIVRREEGAMNRDSYAIAVLFDPEAPDYEPWAPQRGFNGRMVIVHGQSCDTAYSQVEALDVMSDSYLSQGFAVASHVLNHSGHSCNVVVQAEAMLMMKEHFVERYGELRWTIGTGCSGGALAQYWTANAYPGGIYEGITASCSFPDAGSSANQYVDYDLLREYFESEEALSAGIVWTPDKQEAVYGHPNAINAVTFTEVIPSSGDPSRRQALAQVQGGLGGQRCPGLPNDLLYDAESNPDGVRCTLQQYNANALGTDPTTGWANRPFGNVGIQYGLSGLLEGTISPAEFVHLNANVGGWDPDYNVQDERYDADRAGLANIYRSGLNNTASNLDTTAIIDNRGPDPGAFHDTYRTYALRDRLVREHGHADNMLLWRGPVPLLGDATYATASVLAMDRWLAAVDADTSDLGLDEKIVRSRPEDVDHRCANGVGIDLDPAFCDAVIDVYSTPRIEAGAPLTDDVMRCRLMPVEEADHGGVEFTDEQLATLREVFPDGVCDWTRPGLDETDTVPWLDYSDREGGVAMGPAPVSVPFGPGEQPVDPPVDPAPTGPRIQRHAGDTRIETAVAVSEASWTTASTVVVARADEFADALAGAPLAVAVRGPLLLSDPDGVPDPTMREIARLGATSVVLLGGEAALSAAVADQLGELGLAVRRLAGPTREGTSIAIAHEMGTADGAVLAARDSFADALSVSALAGAEGLPILLVQPDDLGEAADVLTAGADVLVVGGIAVVGEEVIRAADDVGGTVTRLAGATRYDTSRVIAEAALTRGLSADTVWVATGRDFADGLVAGAAAALDRGPLLLVDGADTAGSPEALSFLTDHAADIVRVNVAGGRAAVSDVVLDVVDRTLAP, from the coding sequence ATGCCCAGCACGTCCCCGTCCCGCCGTGTGCCCGTCCCGGCCACGCTGATCGTCGCCCTGGCGGCCGTCCTGGCCCTGCTCGCGGGCCTCCTGTCCCCCACCGAGGCACGCGCGGGCGACGACGAGGTCGTCGAGGTCCTGGTGCTGGGCAACCGCGCCGACCTGATCAGCGACGGCAACGTGCTGGTCGAGGTGACCGTCCCGACCGGCGAGGATGCCGCCTCCCTGACCGTGACCGCCGGCGACGTCGACGTCACCGACGCGTTCGCCGTCCGCGACAACGGACGGTTCATGGGCCGTGTCGAGGGGCTGCCGCTGGGCCGGACGCGGCTGACCGCGACGCTGCCGTCGGGCCACGGCGCCCACATCGACATCGACAACCACCCGCGGGGCGGCCCGGTCTTCTCGGGTCCGCAGATCCAGCCGTGGACCTGCCTCGACGGCGCCATCGACGACCAGTGCAACCGCGAGACGACCTGGTCCCTGCACTACATGCCGACGTCCGGGACCGGCTTCCGTGCCTACGACCCCGACAACCCACCGAATGACGTCGCGACGACCACCACGACGGAGGGCGAGGAGGTGCCCTACATCGTGCGCCGGGAGGAGGGCGCCATGAACCGCGACAGCTACGCGATCGCCGTCCTGTTCGACCCGGAGGCCCCCGACTACGAGCCATGGGCCCCGCAGCGCGGCTTCAACGGCCGCATGGTCATCGTGCACGGCCAGTCCTGCGACACCGCCTACAGCCAGGTCGAGGCGCTCGACGTGATGTCCGACAGCTACCTGTCGCAGGGCTTCGCGGTCGCCTCCCACGTGCTGAACCACTCCGGCCACAGCTGCAACGTGGTGGTGCAGGCCGAGGCGATGCTGATGATGAAGGAGCACTTCGTCGAGCGGTACGGCGAGCTGCGGTGGACCATCGGCACGGGGTGCTCGGGCGGGGCGCTGGCCCAGTACTGGACGGCCAACGCCTACCCGGGCGGGATCTACGAGGGCATCACGGCGTCCTGCTCGTTCCCCGACGCCGGCTCGTCGGCCAACCAGTACGTCGACTACGACCTGCTGCGTGAGTACTTCGAGTCCGAGGAGGCGCTGTCGGCCGGCATCGTGTGGACCCCCGACAAGCAGGAGGCGGTCTACGGGCACCCCAACGCCATCAACGCCGTCACCTTCACCGAGGTGATCCCGTCCTCCGGCGACCCGAGCCGCCGGCAAGCGCTGGCGCAGGTGCAGGGCGGCCTCGGTGGCCAGCGCTGTCCAGGCTTGCCCAACGACCTGCTCTACGACGCCGAGTCCAACCCCGACGGGGTCCGCTGCACCCTGCAGCAGTACAACGCCAACGCCCTGGGCACCGACCCGACGACCGGCTGGGCCAACCGGCCATTCGGCAACGTCGGGATCCAGTACGGCCTGTCGGGCCTGCTGGAGGGCACCATCTCGCCGGCCGAGTTCGTGCACCTCAACGCCAACGTCGGCGGCTGGGACCCCGACTACAACGTGCAGGACGAGCGGTACGACGCCGACCGGGCGGGGCTGGCCAACATCTACCGGTCGGGCCTCAACAACACCGCCTCCAACCTCGACACCACCGCGATCATCGACAACCGCGGGCCCGACCCCGGGGCGTTCCACGACACCTACCGGACCTACGCCCTGCGCGACCGGCTGGTCCGCGAGCACGGGCACGCCGACAACATGCTGCTGTGGCGCGGACCGGTGCCGTTGCTCGGCGACGCGACCTACGCCACCGCCTCGGTCCTGGCCATGGACCGCTGGCTGGCAGCCGTCGACGCCGACACCTCCGACCTCGGGCTGGACGAGAAGATCGTCCGCAGCCGCCCCGAGGACGTCGACCACCGGTGCGCCAACGGGGTCGGCATCGACCTCGACCCGGCGTTCTGCGACGCCGTCATCGACGTGTACTCCACGCCGCGGATCGAGGCCGGGGCCCCGTTGACCGACGATGTGATGCGGTGCCGGCTGATGCCGGTGGAGGAGGCGGACCACGGCGGAGTCGAGTTCACCGACGAGCAGCTGGCCACGCTCCGGGAGGTCTTCCCCGACGGCGTGTGCGACTGGACCCGGCCGGGCCTGGACGAGACCGACACCGTGCCGTGGCTGGACTACTCCGACCGCGAGGGGGGCGTTGCGATGGGACCCGCGCCCGTGTCGGTGCCGTTCGGGCCGGGCGAGCAGCCCGTCGACCCGCCGGTCGACCCGGCACCCACGGGCCCGCGCATCCAGCGCCACGCCGGCGACACCCGCATCGAGACGGCCGTCGCCGTGTCGGAGGCGTCGTGGACGACGGCGTCCACGGTCGTGGTCGCCAGGGCCGACGAGTTCGCCGACGCGCTGGCCGGCGCCCCGCTGGCGGTGGCCGTCCGTGGCCCGCTGCTGCTGTCCGACCCCGACGGCGTCCCCGACCCGACGATGCGCGAGATCGCCCGGCTGGGCGCGACCAGCGTCGTGCTGCTGGGTGGTGAGGCTGCGCTGTCCGCGGCGGTGGCCGACCAGCTCGGCGAGCTGGGGCTGGCCGTGCGACGCCTGGCCGGCCCCACCAGGGAGGGCACGTCGATCGCGATCGCCCACGAGATGGGCACGGCCGACGGGGCGGTGCTGGCCGCGCGGGACAGCTTCGCCGATGCGCTCAGCGTCTCTGCGCTGGCCGGGGCCGAGGGGCTGCCGATCCTGCTGGTCCAGCCCGACGACCTCGGTGAGGCGGCAGATGTGCTGACCGCCGGGGCCGACGTGCTGGTGGTCGGCGGTATCGCCGTGGTTGGCGAGGAGGTGATCCGTGCGGCCGACGACGTCGGTGGCACGGTCACGCGCCTGGCCGGCGCCACCCGCTACGACACGTCACGGGTGATCGCCGAGGCGGCCCTGACCCGTGGCCTGTCCGCCGACACCGTGTGGGTGGCCACCGGCCGGGACTTCGCCGACGGCCTGGTCGCCGGCGCGGCAGCCGCCCTGGACCGCGGCCCGCTGCTGCTGGTGGACGGGGCGGACACGGCCGGATCGCCGGAAGCGCTGTCCTTCCTGACCGACCACGCTGCTGACATCGTGCGAGTCAACGTCGCCGGGGGCCGGGCTGCGGTCAGCGACGTGGTCCTGGACGTCGTCGACCGCACCCTGGCGCCGTGA
- a CDS encoding DUF389 domain-containing protein, translating to MSTTAPDPGTEPTDPSPRSATEPVERQDAAVPERAAVPDHASTVVVPVANPDTAPELLGLARAVVRKDSGRVIALIVVLGDADAENNLDRISAIRDIVDTVRARDGQIDIEVITRPAASVARGILDTTRDENADMVLLGVQAPTPGEVAVGGVAEQVIRAAECDVLVYRRGRHGKGLEAIEGVVAGVDGSADARVAARLGIILGQGLGKPVELLHVRLPSDTEQQGDLILAMEAEKLEGAESCTRRVVEARTVPQGLRSQVASTKLTVVGFRSIADFAGSRLGDTTRGAMDTLRGPVLAISRPDRTTGVVDRFAQAVRRFRPRLTEAEEQSLVWTARLQATLNTDFVVLCVISAMLATFGLLLDSSAVIIGAMLVAPLMSPIVAIGTALVDGEVRTLRRATITVSVGAFLVAGTAFLIGALVGPDAPTAEMLGRGSPSLIDAGVAAASGVVGGYAGARKGIPAALAGVAIAAALVPPICVFGLGLTLSGRLAIGAGLLFVTNIACIAAASAGVLLWLGVHVNRTGAGRKRYVRFTAPVLVGVLAALFLFGLSGRGPDLGRVQAIVEEEIGAEVVGVDTTGPADSVTVTVRTEGTLSPEAVDAAGQRVSDELRGLVLRLAVQQVMTTGG from the coding sequence ATGAGCACCACCGCACCCGATCCAGGCACCGAACCGACCGACCCGTCCCCGCGCTCCGCCACGGAGCCCGTGGAACGGCAGGACGCTGCCGTCCCCGAGCGGGCGGCGGTGCCCGATCACGCCAGCACCGTCGTCGTGCCGGTCGCCAACCCCGACACCGCGCCCGAGCTGCTCGGCCTGGCCCGCGCGGTGGTGCGCAAGGACAGCGGGCGGGTCATCGCGCTGATCGTGGTGCTCGGCGACGCCGACGCCGAGAACAACCTCGACCGGATCTCCGCCATCCGGGACATCGTCGACACCGTTCGGGCGCGCGACGGGCAGATCGACATCGAGGTCATCACCCGGCCCGCCGCCAGCGTCGCCCGCGGCATCCTCGACACCACGCGTGACGAGAACGCCGACATGGTGCTGCTCGGCGTGCAGGCCCCGACCCCCGGCGAGGTCGCGGTCGGCGGGGTCGCCGAGCAGGTCATCCGGGCCGCCGAGTGCGACGTGCTGGTGTACCGCCGAGGACGCCACGGCAAGGGGCTGGAGGCCATCGAGGGCGTCGTGGCAGGGGTGGACGGCAGCGCCGACGCCCGGGTGGCCGCGCGGCTCGGCATCATCCTCGGACAGGGCCTCGGCAAGCCGGTGGAGCTGCTGCACGTCCGGCTGCCCTCCGACACCGAGCAGCAGGGCGACCTGATCCTCGCCATGGAAGCGGAGAAGCTCGAGGGTGCCGAGAGCTGCACCCGACGGGTGGTCGAGGCCCGCACCGTGCCGCAGGGCCTGCGCAGCCAGGTGGCGTCGACCAAGCTGACGGTCGTCGGGTTCCGGTCGATCGCGGACTTCGCCGGCAGCCGCCTTGGTGACACGACCCGCGGCGCCATGGACACCCTCCGCGGACCGGTGCTGGCCATCTCGCGTCCCGACCGGACCACCGGCGTCGTCGACCGGTTCGCGCAGGCCGTCCGGCGGTTCCGGCCACGGCTGACCGAGGCCGAGGAGCAGTCCCTCGTGTGGACCGCTCGGCTGCAGGCCACGCTGAACACCGACTTCGTCGTCCTGTGCGTCATCTCCGCGATGCTGGCCACCTTCGGCCTGCTGCTGGACTCCTCGGCGGTGATCATCGGGGCGATGCTCGTCGCGCCGCTGATGAGCCCCATCGTGGCGATCGGGACGGCGCTGGTCGACGGTGAGGTCCGTACGCTGCGACGCGCCACGATCACCGTGTCGGTCGGGGCGTTCCTCGTCGCGGGCACGGCGTTCCTGATCGGTGCGTTGGTGGGGCCCGACGCCCCCACGGCGGAGATGCTGGGCCGCGGATCGCCGTCGTTGATCGACGCGGGGGTGGCGGCTGCCTCCGGGGTGGTCGGCGGCTACGCCGGGGCGCGCAAGGGCATCCCGGCTGCGTTGGCCGGCGTGGCGATCGCCGCGGCCCTGGTGCCGCCGATCTGCGTGTTCGGGCTGGGGTTGACCCTCAGCGGCCGGCTGGCCATCGGAGCCGGGCTGCTGTTCGTCACCAACATCGCCTGCATCGCCGCGGCCAGCGCCGGTGTGCTGCTGTGGCTGGGCGTGCACGTCAACCGGACCGGTGCGGGACGCAAGCGCTACGTCCGGTTCACCGCGCCGGTCCTGGTCGGTGTGCTGGCGGCCCTGTTCCTCTTCGGCCTGTCCGGCCGCGGTCCCGACCTCGGCCGGGTCCAGGCGATCGTGGAGGAGGAGATCGGCGCGGAGGTCGTCGGCGTGGACACCACGGGGCCCGCCGACAGCGTCACCGTGACCGTGCGGACCGAGGGCACGCTCTCCCCGGAAGCGGTCGACGCCGCCGGACAGCGGGTGTCCGACGAGCTGCGGGGGCTGGTGCTGCGACTGGCGGTGCAGCAGGTGATGACCACCGGCGGCTGA
- a CDS encoding VIT1/CCC1 transporter family protein produces MATSEDVARFRENYVEEVNAAWLYRVAADIEEDEAVAGVYLRLAETEERHADLWADRLRDAGEEVPSADPSSRSRVLGWLAKRWGVGVLSNVMASTERAGRTMYDNQPEAAGTSLPADERSHAVILDALRRESAAAPGNGGVRGGVLARLEGRHRAVGGNALRAAVLGANDGLVSNTSLVMGIAGASFAADAVLLTGLAGLLAGAISMALGEWLSVQSSRELNQAQIATERAEILEMPEAEAEELALIYQAKGMSQEEAERAAADIMSDPDAFLDTMVREELGIDPDELGGSAWQAAGTSFALFSLGAIVPVIPFFWLAGGAAVALSLTLAGFALFGLGATTALITGTGIARTGTRSLLLGLIAAGVTYGIGSVLGVTVG; encoded by the coding sequence GTGGCCACCAGCGAAGACGTCGCCCGCTTCCGCGAGAACTACGTGGAGGAGGTCAACGCGGCCTGGCTGTACCGGGTCGCCGCCGACATCGAGGAGGACGAGGCCGTCGCCGGCGTGTACCTGCGGCTCGCCGAGACCGAGGAGCGGCACGCCGACCTGTGGGCCGACCGGCTGCGCGATGCGGGCGAGGAGGTGCCGTCCGCCGATCCGTCGAGCCGGTCGCGGGTGCTCGGCTGGCTGGCCAAGCGGTGGGGCGTCGGTGTGCTGAGCAACGTCATGGCGTCCACCGAACGTGCGGGCCGGACGATGTACGACAACCAGCCGGAGGCCGCCGGGACGTCGTTGCCGGCCGACGAACGCAGCCACGCCGTCATCCTCGACGCCCTCCGCCGCGAGTCGGCGGCGGCGCCCGGCAACGGCGGCGTGCGGGGCGGGGTGCTGGCGCGGCTGGAGGGTCGCCATCGGGCCGTGGGCGGGAACGCCCTGCGTGCCGCGGTGCTCGGCGCCAACGACGGGCTGGTGTCCAACACCTCCCTCGTGATGGGCATCGCGGGCGCGTCGTTCGCCGCCGATGCGGTGCTGCTGACCGGCCTCGCCGGCTTGTTGGCCGGGGCGATCTCCATGGCGTTGGGGGAATGGCTGTCGGTGCAGAGCTCGCGGGAGCTCAACCAGGCGCAGATCGCGACGGAACGGGCGGAGATCCTGGAGATGCCCGAGGCCGAGGCCGAGGAGCTGGCGCTGATCTACCAGGCCAAGGGCATGTCGCAGGAGGAGGCCGAACGTGCGGCGGCTGACATCATGTCCGACCCCGACGCCTTCCTCGACACGATGGTCCGCGAGGAGCTGGGCATCGACCCCGACGAGCTGGGCGGCTCGGCGTGGCAGGCGGCCGGCACGTCCTTCGCGTTGTTCTCCCTCGGCGCGATCGTGCCCGTGATCCCGTTCTTCTGGCTGGCCGGCGGCGCGGCCGTCGCGCTCAGCCTGACCCTCGCCGGGTTCGCCCTGTTCGGGCTGGGTGCCACGACGGCGCTGATCACCGGGACCGGCATCGCCCGCACGGGTACCCGGTCGCTGCTGCTCGGCCTGATCGCCGCGGGTGTCACCTACGGCATCGGCTCGGTCCTGGGCGTGACCGTCGGCTGA